The following coding sequences are from one Raphanus sativus cultivar WK10039 unplaced genomic scaffold, ASM80110v3 Scaffold1343, whole genome shotgun sequence window:
- the LOC130504072 gene encoding polyadenylate-binding protein 2-like, translating to MVDAFQSRCISAICRDLVERLHMLGFYSAFALRSYSSLHVDYACTPEEVQQHFQSCGTVHRVTILTDKFGQPKGFAYVEFVEAEAIQEALQLNESELHGRQIKVMPKRTNVPGLKQFRGRRFNPYMGFRRPFMSPYMYSPYGYGKVPRFRRPMRYMPYQ from the exons ATGGTAGATGCTTTCCAGTCAAGATGCATATCTGCTATCTGCAGAGATTTGGTTGAGAGGCTGCA TATGCTAGGTTTCTACTCTGCTTTTGCTTTGCGTTCTTATTCATCTTTGCAC GTTGATTACGCTTGTACACCTGAAGAAGTGCAGCAACACTTCCAATCATGCGGCACAGTCCACCGGGTGACAATTCTGACAGACAAGTTTGGGCAGCCAAAGGGGTTCGCTTATGTCGAGTTTGTGGAAGCTGAAGCTATACAAGAGGCGCTACAACTGAACGAATCAGAGTTACATGGTCGTCAGATAAAG GTGATGCCTAAGAGAACAAACGTTCCTGGATTGAAACAGTTCCGCGGTAGAAGATTCAACCCGTACATGGGATTCCGCAGACCTTTCATGTCTCCCTATATGTATTCTCCATATGGATATGG GAAAGTTCCAAGGTTCAGAAGGCCAATGCGTTACATGCCATACCAATAA
- the LOC130504073 gene encoding uncharacterized protein LOC130504073 — protein MSISLPCRYAFFFGATPVRISSLCFAVRTTSHRNTKLFPEPILLRHVTSPRWSNLETARDCRAHASSIGSYEDSSSSSTDDQEAANSNGFDLNSLVSFAEVLCIVSSAVISVVLAANYVAVGEIGRKVLSLGFVGLLGSVASGSWLRRRQWMRICRGTRDYGEGTNLIRRLEKLEDDLKTSTTIVRVLSRHLEKLGIRFRITRKALKEPISETAALAQKNSEATRVLAAQQEILEKELGEIQKVLLAMQDQQRKQLELILTIAKNGKLFESTSSKPASD, from the exons ATGTCCATATCGCTTCCTTGTCGATACGCTTTCTTCTTTGGCGCAACTCCTGTCCGCATCAGCAGCCTCTGCTTCGCTGTACGGACGACTTCTCACCGGAATACTAAACTGTTCCCCGAGCCTATCCTCCTCCGCCACGTCACCTCTCCTCGGTGGTCAAACTTGGAGACCGCGCGGGATTGTAGAGCTCATGCGTCCTCTATCGGATCATACGAAGACAGCAGCTCCTCTTCTACAGACGACCAAGAAGCCGCCAATTCCAACGGTTTCGATTTGAACAGCTTGGTTTCTTTCGCGGAGGTGCTTTGTATCGTATCCTCCGCGGTGATCTCGGTGGTTCTCGCGGCGAACTACGTGGCGGTTGGTGAAATCGGGAGAAAGGTGCTGTCTTTGGGTTTTGTCGGGTTGTTGGGCTCGGTCGCGTCTGGTTCTTGGCTTAGACGGCGGCAATGGATGAGGATTTGCAGAGGAACGAGAGACTACGGCGAAGGGACGAATCTGATTCGGAGGTTGGAGAAACTTGAAGATGATTTGAAAACGTCGACCACCATTGTTAGAGTTCTGTCGAGGCATCTGGAGAAACTGGGGATCCGGTTTCGAATCACCCGAAAAGCTCTCAAGGAACCCATTTCTGAG ACTGCAGCTTTGGCTCAAAAGAACTCTGAGGCGACAAGAGTATTAGCTGCACAACAAGAGATTCTAGAGAAGGAGCTTGGCGAAATCCAAAAGGTTCTGCTCGCTATGCAG GATCAACAGCGAAAGCAACTTGAGCTTATTCTAACAATTGCAAAGAACGGGAAGCTGTTTGAGAGCACTAGTAGCAAGCCAGCAAGTGACTGA
- the LOC108810081 gene encoding 50S ribosomal protein L29, chloroplastic, giving the protein MLRLSIASPGTAVTSFRKASSASSTSSSFHGVRINRQVARILTVRREREMEEGIGKRLSRKLDRQWKKSIVVRPPPSLKKLQEEEAAEEAAEAA; this is encoded by the exons ATGCTTAGGCTCTCTATCGCCTCGCCAGGGACAGCGGTGACTTCATTTAGAAAAGCTAGCTCGGCGAGCTCAACCTCGTCTTCGTTCCATGGCGTCAGAATCAATCGCCAG GTAGCGAGGATATTGACGGtgaggagagagagggagatggAAGAAGGGATAGGGAAGAGGTTGTCTAGGAAACTTGACAGGCAATGGAAGAAGAGCATTGTAGTGAGACCACCTCCTTCTCTCAAGAAGCTTCAAGAGGAGGAAGCTGCTGAAGAAGCTGCCGAAGCTGCCTGA
- the LOC108807024 gene encoding transcription factor TGA1: MNSTTTHFVPPRRVGIYEPLHQFGMWGETFKNNIGNGGDMNSPSHIIIPNYQQIENNNLSEDTSHGTGGTPHMFDQEASTSRHPDKIQRRLAQNREAAKKSRLRKKAYVQHLETSRLKLIHLEQELDRARQQGFYVGNGIDTNSIGFSEPMNPGIATFEMEYGHWIQEQNNQICELRTVLQGQVSDVELRLLVETAMKHYFDLFRMKSAAAKEDVFFVMSGMWRTSAERFFLWIGGFRPSDLLKVLLPHFDVMTDQQILDVCNLRQSCQQAEDALSQGMEKLQHTLADCVAGGRLGEGSYIPQVNSAMERLEALVSFVNQADHLRHEALQQMNRILTTRQAARGLLALGEYFQRLRALSSSWATRDREQT, from the exons ATGAATTCAACAACAACACACTTTGTGCCACCGAGAAGAGTTGGTATATACGAGCCTCTCCATCAGTTTGGTATGTGGGGAGAAACTTTCAAGAACAATATTGGCAATGGGGGAGACATGAACAGTCCTAGCCACATTATTATACCGAATTATCAACAAATAGAGAATAACAACTTG TCAGAGGATACTTCCCATGGAACAGGAGGAACTCCACACATGTTTGATCAAGAAGCTTCCACGTCCAGACATCCTGATAAG ATACAGAGAAGGCTTGCACAAAACCGTGAGGCTGCTAAGAAAAGTCGCTTGCGGAAGAAG gCTTATGTTCAGCATCTAGAAACAAGCCGGTTAAAATTAATACATTTAGAGCAAGAACTGGACCGTGCTAGACAACAG GGTTTCTACGTTGGGAATGGCATAGATACTAACTCTATCGGTTTCTCAGAACCCATGAATCCAG GGATTGCTACGTTTGAGATGGAGTATGGACATTGGATTCAAGAACAGAACAACCAGATATGTGAACTAAGGACTGTTTTGCAAGGACAAGTTAGCGATGTGGAGCTCCGTTTGCTAGTTGAAACAGCAATGAAACATTACTTTGATCTTTTCCGGATGAAGTCAGCAGCTGCCAAAGAAGATGTGTTCTTCGTCATGTCAGGGATGTGGAGAACTTCTGCAGAACGGTTTTTCCTGTGGATAGGCGGGTTTCGACCCTCGGATCTTCTCaag GTTCTTTTGCCACATTTTGATGTCATGACGGATCAACAGATACTAGATGTTTGCAATCTAAGACAATCATGCCAACAAGCTGAAGACGCTTTGTCTCAAGGTATGGAGAAGCTACAACACACGCTTGCGGATTGCGTTGCAGGTGGAAGACTTGGTGAAGGAAGTTACATTCCTCAGGTGAATTCTGCTATGGAGAGATTAGAAGCTTTAGTCAGTTTTGTAAATCAG GCTGATCACTTGAGACACGAGGCGTTGCAACAAATGAATAGGATCTTGACCACACGACAAGCGGCTCGAGGGTTATTGGCTCTTGGTGAGTATTTTCAACGGCTTAGAGCCTTGAGTTCGAGTTGGGCAACTAGAGACCGTGAACAAACATAG